The following DNA comes from Ricinus communis isolate WT05 ecotype wild-type chromosome 10, ASM1957865v1, whole genome shotgun sequence.
CCTTGTGGGACACATAGTCCCTTAACCTGACAGAGGGTTTGGTAGATCGAGTAGATCTTCGTAAGGTAATTTCTTCCTGTGGCTCTTCTCCAGTttctccccctgaaggaaTTACCGGAGTGTCTGGAGTGGACTCCCCCTCGGGATGAGCTTCCTGCATTTGATTATCAAACATGGAAATATCATGTGGAAATAATAATGTGTGGACCCAGTGGTACTGATTGGATCATGGGGAAAGTAGGATTCATTTTCGGCAAAGGAGACATCGTGAGAGATGTACATCTTGTGAGTAGTAGGATCATAACATTTGTAGCCCTTTTTTTCAGAGGAGTACCCTAAAAACACAGTTTTAACCGAgcttttgtcaaatttatagcTTCTTTTGATATGGACAAAACTGAGACAGCCAAAAACTCGAATATGACCAAGCTCGATTTTTCGTCctttcaaaatttcaagagGACTGAGGTGGTTTAATTTCACACTAGGTAGGCGATTGATGAGGTATATAGCAGTTAAGAAAGCATCAGACCAAAAACGGTTTGGGACATTACTTTGAAAGAGTAAGGTCCGGGTGACTTCAAGAAGATGCCTGTTTTTTTGTTCGGAAACACCATTTTGTTCAGGGGTGTTAATACAAGTAGTTTGGTGTAAGATCCCATGTTGggtaaaaaattctaaattttttttgttaatatattcaGTTCCATTTTCAGAACGGAAAACTTTTATATTGGCAGTATATTGATTTTGGAtgaaattatagaaattttgaaagcaaataaaaacttcattttttccttttaataaataaagccAAGTGGTTCGggaataatcatcaataaacgTGACAAAATAACGAAAATGGTTCTAAGAGGTGACGGGGCCAGGTACCCAAACATCAGAATGAATTAACTCAAACATTTTTTCAGATCTACTAGTAGATAACAGAAAAGGTAATCGCGTATGTTTGGAAAATTTGCAAATATCGCAACAACCAGAATTTAAATTGTAAGGAAAAAGTTTGTTTAGGATGTGATCGGAGGGGTGCCCAAATCGCTGATGCATAAACATCCCTTGATCGACCAGACTTGTTACCGCAAGACAATGGGTGGTGGAGTCTCTAAGGTAGTAAAGaccatttttaaaatatcccTCACCAATCATCTTCTCGGTGATGCGATCCTGAAACATTACTGAAGTTGATGGGAAAATAGCATTACAGTTTAAATGACGAGTAATTTTTCcaacagataataaatttgatttaaaatcagGTAACAATAATATATCATGAATATTTTTGCGGAAGATGGTGGAGGTGCCACAGCCAGAAATTTTTGCTTGGTCACCATTTGCAATGGTCACATGTTAAGATTCAATGGGAACAAAATTTTGTAGTTTTGTTGCGTCCCATGTCATATGGTCGGTAGCACCtaaatcaataatccaatcTTTAGAGtgaaataaattagaataattttgagaATTAGAAACTGAACCTGACCCATGAGACTGATGTTGATCTACAAGTGATTAGAGCTGAGAAATGAGCTGGGaaagttgtaaattttcagCATGATCAGGTCGGGTTGATGCTGCAAAATGGGTCGGATTTAAGGTGGGCCAGCTTTCTAGGCCGGATCTGTCTGGGTTACTGGTGGGCCAGCTTTATGGGCCAAGTCGGACTGGGTTACATGGCTCAGGCCTGGGAAAGCTGTCTGGGCCGGACTGAGAGGAGGTACTGGGCTCGGTCCTAGGCCAACTATCTGTGGGCTCGGATCTTTTAGTTGGACCCGACCCGATTATGGGGCATATGTTGCCCACATACCCGTTTTCTTCATTTGTGTTTCCTCTAAGGTTTCGTCCCCCCCTTGAGCCGCTATCTTCTTTCCAACTTCTGAGGCAGTAGCCTCCAAACCGTCCCCCCTTCTCCCTTCTTCCTCCGCTGCCGCCCCTATTGGTTGTGTGCATCCCTCGTTCACCCCGACCGTGAAGAGGCCGCAGTTGAGGGTGGAGATGCCAGCATCTGTAATGGGTGTGACCCTGCCTTCGGCAGTGGTCACACCTGTCGACAGACGCAGGCGCTCCCCTCGCGCGCAGCCCTTCGTTGGGGTCGAGGTGGCGTGAGAAAAACGTTCGATTTTTTGGGTTGTCGAGGATGGAGGCGTTCATCGTGATGCGTCGAGTCTCTTCCTCTTGGAAGATGGCTATGATGGCATCAATCTTTGGGAGGGAGTTGGACAATAAGATTTGCGAGCGCAAAGCTTCGTAACTGGAATCCAGGCCCCCCAGGTAAGTGTAAACCAAATCTTGTTCGGCTCTCTTTCTGATTTCTTCTAGATCTGTGGTGAGTGGGAGATAGTTTTGCAACTCCTCCCACCTGGTTAGAACTTCTGTAGCATAGCTTGTGCTTGATTTTGTTCCTTGTTTAATTTGTGAAAGCTCCtgttttagattaaaaatatgagcaaAGTTCTACTCATGGCCGTATAGGCTTTTCATTTTTCCCAAATTGCTTGTGAGGATTCTAGTAACATGCACAGTCATGAGATCTGTGGTTCCATTGTATTTGTGAGGAGAGACATGACCATGTGGTCGGCTGTCTGCCATTCCTCAATCTCTTCTGTTTCTTCTTTAGTTGGTTGCCCTGGATTGAAAGGTGTTGGTTTGTTTTTGGTTCCTGTGATGAACCTTAACTTCTTTCTGCCGCTCAAATTGTTGTATACCAATATAGACCACTCAAAGTAGTTCTGGTTGCCTTTTAGCACAATGTTCGTTATTTTTGAAACATCATTGTGAGCCATTTTGATTTTCTGTGGTTGGGATAGATGATGATAGGTTaaacctgctctgataccatgaagAAATTGTGTTTATATTTCTATGATCAATGATGAATCTTTACAAATGAGTATTTTGAGATTTACAGATGGTGATTCCTTTGATATATACATGGTTGAGCTTATAACGGTTTTTAAGCTACCTAGATAGCTCCTATGATTTATGTCAAcgttaatttattgatttggaATGGTTGAAGCGACCTTTCTTCCTTTAGGAAGAAAGGCtgctcttttttctttttacaggCCTATGATGACTTGTTTGTACAGCTTTCAGCTGTACAGACCTGAGGCCATATGCCCCTTGATCCTTAAGTCCCTTATCCTTTGGTCACTAGTGCTTGGACTAGGTAagctctctttcttttggtCTTCAACACATCACatagagttttaattttttaaaattttttttgaaaaaattaattttaatctcgtgttaaaaatatgattttcatAATTAGTTGGAACCAAAAGAGATGAAATTGGACCTAAAGCAATTCGATTAAAAAGGTTGTCGATTTGACCAGATTGCCATATTAAAGTTTAGCTGACCACTTTacataatacatataaaattgttcttttttcttttcttttttttttaaaaaataaaaagaagaagaagaaggagaccAGTAGTTACGTAGGACAAGGGCGTGGGAGTGTAACTTCACCACTATAGGTGCGGCAGCAAAGCATAAAggagaattttttttacatcAATAGGTAAATGACACGTAGCCATGACATAGAAACCCTCACAAGACACGTGGTTAAAAGCCTACTTTCCGAATTGGCGTTTTCGTCCCCTTCAAAAGCCCCAGACGATACATGCCAAGTTGCCAACATCACTGCACGAAACAAAACCGgctgcttcttcttcatctatCAAACTACTGCTCCTTATTCGCCTCACTGTAATGGAAGTGTGCGGATGTTTAGTTAAGAGATAATGCAACAGATGACCACTTAACTttctatataattttgtttttatcatataattttattttatttttagtttaattatattgtaaatataaaatcgATACATgagaataatatataaagaaaaaataattaaaagaaaaaacataatatttcaattttttagtaattagatattaaattagaataaaaataattaagattaaatcaaattaaaattctgtgaattaaaatgaaattaaacaCTCTAAAAAggtcaaaattatatttattggttaattttagtgcacaatataaaatattccTAATATTCATGAAAGTAATTTATCAATTCTCTAAAGACATCTTTCCACATAAAGCTCTCTCTGAAATAAGCTCTAAAAGATTAActtatattattgtaaatctttttaaataaagacaCTGAAGATGAATCAAAAAGCaataaaaggataaaattagctaaattttaaactttatttatctaaaataatcgtatagaaaaatatttctagacatttgatttatttatttattctatatgCTCCATCTTGGAAAGAAGTATGattgaatatattatataaaaccatggatagatttaattgttaaaaaataattatgttctgtatttatttttcaatctagcacatagtattttttatactcttaattttagtatcataatttaacattaatttcaattatagtTTTTGGTAAAATTATCAATCAAATTAGCTGAAATGACATAAATTCTGGcgataataaaaaagaatgagaGACCAAGTTAATACTTTCAttgctaaaaaatattattgtttaagcatataatattaataaaactcTAGTGTTAGaagatgaaaaaataattatatacgCTTAAACGATAATGTTTTAGCTATGGAATAGGTCAGCAACTTTAATATTGAATCAACTCTTCTTTAATGTTATAGGAGTTCATGCAAAATCAACAAATTTAACGAATAATTTTACTAatgttaaaattgaaattaatattaaaattaaaattttaaaaattacacaCTAAATTCAATAACAAAtgcaatttatataatttcttttagcaattaagccatttaagagaaaattaaaacttggTAGTtcaatttacaaataaaaagtaaGATTGATAGCTAAAAGATTCATTCAAGCAAAAAAAAGGTTTTGAATTCATGTTCACGGATAAGAAGAATAACATCATAAGATTATTAATTGGACCGGTTGTATTACATTATCTTTCAATCCATCACATGGACCTTGAGACCTGCCTTTGCGATTTGTATTAATTGGGATAGTCAGCTATTTGTCGAGCATaaagttaaatataataataataataaatcttgacaaaaaaaataaaacacaatcAAATAGTTACTTGATAATGAAATCATATCCATTTTCTATGTAAAAACAAAATACATTTTAGCATGGCGGATCTACctactaaaatattatctagaaattaaataaattattcaaagaATGGACATATGATTGTAtcgtatttaattaaaatttatttattttaattaaaataaaatttaattttaaattttataaaatttattttaataaaataaataaaatatcaaataaatttcacaaaaattaattatttagaagaCACTTTCATTAGCcaagttaatataatatcaattcATTAAGAAAAGTTGAAAGCTGGAAAGCTATCTTAGTTGATATTTTACTTCTTTCTAAAAATACTCTCTCAAGTACGTGTATTATATCATTTGCATATTCTTCTAATTTTCATTCATGTGGAAATTGTTAGACGTATTAATAGCATGAGACGTTTTatgtgaattaaaaataaatgatgccTTTTGGAAATGACACAACTTTTCTTTGGCGCCCTTTTCGTGACTTTTCATGAAAAATCAcgattcttctttttatgccttatcataaaacaaaaaaaaacaaaaaaaaaaaagggaaatcGAGACTCTTGGTTGGGATTTTTTTgttgaaatattatattttaaataattttttttactaatttctttttcaaatttttattcttcttttacaAACGAGAGATtgcaaatattatttttgttctgTCTGTGGTAATTTAGAGTGCCACTGCTACAAGAAACTGTCGTTGTATCATGGGAGACAATGGTCCTTAATTTGAGAGCACCAATGGGAGACAATGGTCCTCAATTCATGAGCACCAGTGGAAGACGAGTTTGCCTTAAGAAGAGAgtcaaactttattttcaattacaTCCAAGTTGTTTTTAACATTTAACTGTATACATGCTGATTTTTTAGATAGTAAATtaatgtataattaaaaattaattatttaattagtaataaatatattacaataattttagttttatccataaatattttaataaactaaaaaataatttatatctaaTTCAGTGTATGTCTCTACAATTTATCTATTAAACTAagtttatttagaaaaattacagcatcaaattgtttttttttttttaaataaaataaaatagcttTTATAGCATAAGAAGCAAATCAAGTTTGTCACGGCGCCGAAATTGGGTGAGCtcaaattttctatatatacGCCCTCATTCTCCTCAACTGAACATATCTTAACATACACAACTTGTCTTCTTTTCCTCTCATTTCTCTTTCATGAAACACACATAATTAACACGTTCTTTTTATTGCTACAAACCATTCCACATTCCAACTTTCTTTTCTCACCCCCTACCACCACCCACCAAAAAcctcttattttatttcattgtttctctctttctctgttTTGGAAAACATGAACTGCTTGCATAGTTGGCCTGAACCTGTGGTCCGAGTCCAATCGTTATCCGACAGTGGGATTCGCCAAATCCCACATCGTTACATTAAGCCGCCATCTCACAGACCAATGATCAACAGCAACAGTGATGCCTCTTTCCACAGTGAGATTAACATTCCTGTTATTGATTTGCAGAATGTTTTATCTAGTGACCAAGCCCTTCGTCAAGACACTCTGACGAGAATCTCATGCGCCTGTCGCGACTGGGGTTTCTTTCAAGTAATCAACCATGGAGTGAACCCTGAACTCTTGCGGGGAATCCGTCAAGTGTGGCGCGAGTTCTTTAACTTGCCCTTGGAAAAGAAGCAAGAGTATGCAAACTCACCGGCTACTTATGAAGGGTATGGTAGCCGGTTAGGGGTGGAGCAGGGGGTGACTCTTGATTGGAgtgattatttctttcttcattaCATGCCAGCTTCGCTTAGAAACCACCAAAAGTGGCCTGCCATCCCAGCTTCCTGCAGGTACCTATATGAGCACTTGAGGTTGTTAATGTCAGTTAAGAATATCTTTGACTATACTGTTACAGTTTCAGgtctttttatattcttactGACTATAAACCtataatgtttctttttttttttttatatgtatttacaTGATGATTAAATATTTCACTTTTTCGTTTGTCCTTATAAGGGTTAATTGGCAGTGCTTTGCTTTTAATTGAACTTAAAGAACAGCAGGAGTAATTCGTAACTTTGGCCCACAAGCCAAAAACAATTAGACTCGGTCTTGAGGTTTATTTTCAGGATCATGATTATATCCATACGTTGCATGGACAGTTGAAAAGATAATTTGACAATGCTATCTGGATTTGCTTTTACCATTTGATTAACTTCAGTTTATGTGTGTAGTACATACTTTACCAATAAAGAGATTATCCACCAAGTTTACCCCAAACAACCTGAAAGAAAGACTTCTTTTGGTAATTTTGGCCACAATTTTCAACACTTGGAAAGTATTAGTAGTTTTAAGTGATACTATTTTCCATTATGATTGCTAGTAGGTACGTGAAGAGTTCTAAATATCATGGCCTTTTTTGCACGACTACTTGACGGTTCTTGCAAAGCCAATCATGTGGATCCATAAATTAGTGCCATGACTCCAAATTCTAAGCAATCTCTGTCCTTGCTTCTCAaattagacaaaaaaaaaaaaaaaagttagttgccttagtattattattattaaaaatctcatTATCCCAAAAACGTACTCTAATATTATGTACTTCTTTAAAAGTGATATAACACAATTTGTAGTACTGCACAAGTTGACAGGTCATTGAAATTGAATATTGCAGGGAATTGGTAGCTGAATATGGAAGTGAAGTAGTTAAACTCGGTGGCAGACTGATGAGGGTATTTTCTACAAACCTCGGCCTGGAAGAGGACCGTCTACAGAATACTTTTGGTGGGGATGACAATATTGGTGCATGCTTGAGAGTGAACTTCTACCCTAAATGTCCCCAACCTGACCTTACGCTAGGCCTTTCACCACATTCTGATCCTGGCGGCATGACCATTCTCCTCCCGGATGAAAATGTCGCTGGACTACAGGTCCGTCGAGGCGACAATTGGATTACTGTTAAACCCGTCCCAAATGCCTTCATTATCAACATAGGAGATCAAATTCAGGTCCGTATTTAACTATATTTCCACTTTTTTACTCCTGATGTCCTCATCCGTAATGATCTGACAATTGGCTATTTGATCAATCTCTGTACAGGTTCTGAGCAATGCCATTTACAAGAGTGTAGAGCACCGTGTAATCGTGAATTCTGATAAAGATAGAGTCTCACTTGCCTTTTTCTACAACCCTGAAAGTGACTTGCTGATTGAACCTTGTAAGGAACTTGTGACAATGGAAAGGCCAGCTCTCTATCCAGCAAAGACATTTGATGAGTACAGACTTTACATTAGGACAAAGGGTCCTTGTGGAAAACAACAAGTTGAATCTCTAAAATGTTCTTGATCATCACCATTGTTGCtatagtattttcttttccgAACTTTATCGATTTGATCAGATTAATTTGAAGGCAGTACCTACACTGCATGGGTCTTTGTTGCATTTCAATAAGGAAGCTAAAGGCTGCACCAAGAGTTGAATTATGAACGATTTGTTCAACTATAGCTTAAGTACATTTATTCTGAAATTGTCATcaattgaaaaggaaaaatagagAGATGTTTATTGGTGATATAGGGCTTCCTCTGGTGATAAAAGAATTGCAGAAATTTTAATTCCAATCCACTATGATATCTGtgtttatctttctttatcaCAATGGAACTCTCAAATTTCCAACTCATGTTATGTGaatcttttttgaattttacatttggttttatttgtttgtaaCTTTGAGCCTCACTTTATTTAGGGTTTCTTTATACATTTAAGTGATTGTTGAAAATATTAAGGAAAGAACCCGATATTGGAGAGACAGAAGGTGGTCCAATTTTGGTGGCCAGATGCAAGGTCACTTTCGAAATAGTTGAATGCAGCAGAAACACCAAAATCTGCCCCAgttttttttgtatttggaTCACATGGCCACTCCTTTATCCGCGTTGCCCAACTGTATCCTACTAAAGatcttttaaaagagaaaagagtaTCAAAGCTAACCTAAATTTTGAATCCCTCATAATTAAACCCCCTCAAACTATGATATAGCCAGATAGGGATTCCAACATTAAACACCAGAATAAATtccaatactaaaatattaaattatggtTCAACCAATTAAGTAAAcaattttagtcattttgatACCGATTTACTACACGTCTAATAATacttaatacttaataatGTAATTCTTCATTACCCAccttcttaaaaatttaagacaGTATTTAGCTCTCATCTTCTTAAAactttgatataatattacaaGAAGCCTAATTTAGTCATATTTTTACatttctatttcaattttaattgttGGACCCAGTTGTCTactgttttccttttttcacAGTGAATATGTCAAAGGTACAGTATTCCAcggtctttttattttcctctcGATCTGCTCTCACAGTATATGGTCATGGTAATACCAATTGGGTTAGAGATCCTACTGGTCGTCACTCCACTGTTGGCTACTACTTATTCTTATGTTATCTCTTGGCATAGCAAAGCAACTCTACCTATCAAAATTACTATGATTTTTATGATCAATTAGATGTATAGGATCCACTTATTATGTTACCAATGTTATTCGCGTTAATAATTAGAATCGTTTTCACTTATATGTTTTACGAGCATATCGAGACTAATTGTCATTATGCGTACATCATCACTTTACTCAAAAAAATCTTTCAATCTCACTTTAgccttatttttaaatcaaatgacTGATATTTTCACCATATGACATCCTTCTAATGACTTCCGAGACTCAATTATCAAACTCAGGTTGGCATTCAAAGTCCCATCTTCGAGGGTGTGAGGGGAGTGTTAGTAGGGTTTAAGGATTAGGATGTGATTCGACTTTATGTCGTTGAAACTATGTAATGGTTtgattagttttaatttagtttcGATTTGcttgtttcattttctttattatatatatatatatatatatatatatatatattgactctcttttgtattaaaaatagaattgaaataaaatatttttctttacccTAGTTTGTAGTAGTACGCTTGtgcttatttaattttaaatatgtcttaattttttttgaaaaaataacaatacaTGCTTCAAATCGTTAATGGTTTTCAATATATGTCCCAACAATTGTCAACAATTTCTTTGTATCCGATCTTTGTAAGATCGGTGTCACTAAAAAGCTAGCAAAGAGACGAAATTTATAGTGTTGTTGGATGGTCTAAAGCTCCTTAAATTTGGTTGAAACCAAATAAAGTTTAGAacttttttacatataaagaattatgtcaatttttttttttttacaattccatgctaataaaattactaatatttcCATGAAATGCCAAGTTTAGATAAAGTAGTCATCTACATATGAGTCGATAAAATAACCTTGTTTTAAATTCCACGTGTTATCAGAATTGATAATTTTAGAGTCGGCATAACTGACaattttaatgatatgaaTAAGTTGgattgaatgattttttttaaaaaatattttaaattataaaagtaaaaaaataaaattaattgtaataataaaacaaagaaaatatgacatttgaatgttaattatttaagttgaagaagtacatatttttctttagaaagaaaaacaagaacaaaGTTGAAGGTGGAGATGAGTAATAAAAGTGGATAGGAATTGGAAAGTTCAAATGAGGGTAAGGTAAGGTAGGCACATGATGTTGGTAGGGTGACGGTGAAACCTGaaaaaatacattattaaCAACTTGTAGTGGAGTACACCCAAGAAGACTTAAAAGCAGGCAGCTACTAAACGTGACACCATTTTTAATGGACACACCACCATCACCACCCACGTTTTTTTCGAGCTCTATTTATCACCAACCAAAatatctttttccttttttttcctttcccgagaacatcaataataatactaCTAATAATAATGCACTTATTTTTAAGCAACTGAAGGATTGTTTTTCGAATATTGAAATTAGGAATATCGGTCTAAcgaatatttttgaatatcaaatttgattaaattctaataaaatagatttaaataaaaataaatagatttgaAATTTGATTGTATTATTTGGGTCGAGTTCGGATTGAAATTCAATTTGAATCTATAAATGTTTATCATCCTAACTCAATTATAttaagtattatatttttattatttagcaCATTAAATCTTATTAGATTTATACTtgaattgtattaataaaaatatttagatacgattagtttatattttatattttttacattaatttttgttaatatattttaaaatttaattattgtaaacAGGTTCAGTGAATAGATAGGAAACTCGCTAttcatttaaatatcaataaatacatttaatataattatttaatttaaaaggaTTTTAATAAAGTTCAAATAGTATGTCAATATTTCTATCCATATTTGGAATAGGTTCGGATAACAAAGACAATTCATTAAACAAGTTTATGACGGAgtcatatatgtatttttttatcaaattcatattcGAATATCTTTAAATAAGTAATACATTATTCatatactatttatatttattaccgAATGAAGAtactatttaaaaatacaacATTGTTGAATGTcgaactttttattaatttaattactttaatttttgtctttctttttgtagTTGATTGATAGGGAAGCTTAAACTGCTGATCATCTTGTTAAATAAAGATGCTTAATTATTGTTAATGCATCATCATAATGTTatgcatatttaattaaatcaaaaaagtTGTAAGCACAGATTTGCTACCATCAATCCCTTACAATAAAATCCAATCTTTTGAGTGTATTATTGTCTCTGTCTAGATCCcacattttcttctctttcttttttgttttttgtttttttgtggTGCAAAATTAGTCTACCTTGGTGCATGGTCAGTTCTCTCTATTTGAAAAACCAAACAAGGCCGTACCACTACTTTATGCTTATCCAAAGAAAGGGAcaggttttatttatttttatttttttcttttcttgaaagCGAAGGGGCAGGTTTCACAGTTTTTctctaatcaaattttttatcttatatttaattatatcttaaatataaaataaaatatacttttaagctcttaaatttttcaattatatattatttaatttatattttattttattaaatttatatatatttgtatttagctaaaaaattaaatatcattaattaaaattaaaataaaaatataatgactcaacaaaataaatataaagtgaattaaaaagtttaaaaaaatttcaatttaaataaaataataataatacaagaGTTCAgtagaacaaaataaaaatataaattgaaatattaaaaaacttaataacgtgttttaccttaaaaagaatataatatgTACTAGTAAAAGAAGTACCTATTGTTACTAGATAATTTATTCGattaaattatagaatttgATCTTGTTAGCGTCATGAATTAGTAtgatttaattacatttttatccatgagtaaatttaaaattgtgtTCATATGTCTCAAGTATACGGTTGATGCAGAGAGTTAAAAAGTAAAACTACATAAAATTCATCTACGACCATTTTTTATGATTGtggttaaattaaattattagatattatGCTAAGGTGGTTTCTACTATTATCTTGTTTGAATATTTTTGTCTTGGCTTTATTAACTCACTAAATCTTATCTCgtacaattttaaatttaaaaataactgcCCGACTATGTATTAAGTTTTatcatttagaaaaaaaaaataatattataaaaatattattatttttataaaatttaatagtttataaaaattaataaatttataaaagatattaattttttcataaatatgaaatatattttaatctttttaaaaatagaaatctttttttatagtttttcataaattaaattaaattttttataaactctaaGTAACACTATCTATATTACTTTAGCAATTTCTTGTTCTAGTTGGTAAcatgcaattaaatttttttaattttataagattaattatttaaacaaaatatcTATGGAATTACCTTTTTAGTAAAAGCATGGGAGCAATAATTGTAGAGTTTTAGTTGACAACTAGTTGTTACGTAATTTACATTATGTTCAGGGTCGTAAAAGAATatacaatataaaaaagtgTAATCAATGAGTTAGTTTTGAATGAGTAAAATTAAGGTCCCCAGAAATTAATTCTTACAGACAGACAAATAGACTAGTAAATCAACAGTAGCCACAAAATACGATTCTCAAGTCATGTCCAATATTACaaagttataaatattttaagaactCAATTGAAAAGACAATTGTATAATTGTTTCTTATAAGAGTAATCATAGTCGTGCACTTCGGATGGACTA
Coding sequences within:
- the LOC8276138 gene encoding jasmonate-induced oxygenase 2; this translates as MNCLHSWPEPVVRVQSLSDSGIRQIPHRYIKPPSHRPMINSNSDASFHSEINIPVIDLQNVLSSDQALRQDTLTRISCACRDWGFFQVINHGVNPELLRGIRQVWREFFNLPLEKKQEYANSPATYEGYGSRLGVEQGVTLDWSDYFFLHYMPASLRNHQKWPAIPASCRELVAEYGSEVVKLGGRLMRVFSTNLGLEEDRLQNTFGGDDNIGACLRVNFYPKCPQPDLTLGLSPHSDPGGMTILLPDENVAGLQVRRGDNWITVKPVPNAFIINIGDQIQVLSNAIYKSVEHRVIVNSDKDRVSLAFFYNPESDLLIEPCKELVTMERPALYPAKTFDEYRLYIRTKGPCGKQQVESLKCS